The Capsicum annuum cultivar UCD-10X-F1 chromosome 1, UCD10Xv1.1, whole genome shotgun sequence sequence ATGAGATATCTCCTTCCGCTGCTTCAACAGTAATTCagctatatcactcctaattaattattgtatccccaattaaatattgtaattcaTTTACGTAttgtaaaattaataatatttaattagaaaaaaggtaaaatagacatttatgactatttcagctacttcaatcgtaattttaccgTATCAGCAAAGCAAGCATGAGGCTGcttcaactttaattttactatatcatccttaattaattattataagttatttatttattaaaaaattaataatatttaataaaaaattaaaatagacattcatgacatgtctgtttcactTGCTTCAATAgtaattttacttttatattcctaattaaaaattataaatcatttacatattaaaaaattaataatatttaattagaaaaaagcAAAATAGACATGTATgattgtttcaatcgtaattttactataccattgttaattaattattatacatttttatagtaatttttctatgtcgcttctaattagttattacaagtcactTAAGACATGTGTGCTTCATTGCTTttatcgtgattttactatatcacccctaattaattattatgatcgtctaagtattgaaaaattgataatatttcataaaaaaaataaaagagacataaaatgatatgcaacataaaaaatttgattgactatcgaaattatattagtgcacataaattgggatgggaCAGAGGACATAAAataacgtatattatttgaaaataaaataaaaagtattataaatcacaataattaaaaaacttaatatcaaagtatatatgtaaaacaaatttgattgactgtcgaaattttatttgtgccacataagttAAGACAGGGataatattcatatattattgaaaaataatataaaagacaTTGTAAATcgcataattaaaaatttaagaaatttttaaaatataaaatatttgtctgactctcgaaattataccagcattatttaaattgaaacagaagaaaaaaatattataaatcataataatttaaaatataaattattttaataatttaaattaagataaaaaatatagttAGCACGGGTTATCGGTATCTAGTATTTTTTATAAAGAATTAGTAcattacaaaattaaaatctcTCAGAATTATTAATGTTTTACTTTCGGAATTATTAATGTTTAAGGATCCTTGGAGAAAAAGAAAGTCTCAATTTTTGTTTCCACAGTGTTCCCAACATGCGTATGCCCTAGATTCACTTCAGAAGACAAAAGATCTATTGATTTATCAAATAAGCCCCTATATTTCATCCTAACACCCAATTAGACCCTCAATAAAAACCGAAAGTGCAAGGGCTTCCACAAAATAAGGAGCCTCCTGTTACTTCTTCCTCCATTAAACTAGAACCTTCCATTGCTAGCTCAAAAAAACAAAGCTTGTGGCTTTGTATCTTTTTCTGTTGGCTTTGACCAATTAGGGTTTTTCTAGGGTTTTAGTATTATaatcaagaacccttttttttttttgacttccTTTCCAGTGTAGTGAAATGGTCAGGTCCAATGGTGTTCGTCTTGTTCATCGCCTTGCACGCTGCACCTTTTCTTCTGTATTGTCCTCTTTCCCAATCTGTTTTTTGCTATTTCTTGTTTGCAGTTGTATATTGATGTTTGAACAATGTTTGAATTTGTAGGCTGCTGGATCTTTGTTAAAGGGTGGTTGTAGGGGGTACAATACAGCAGTGTGTTATCAATCAAGGGGtttgttttatttgaattctAATTATGGTATGTCTAAATTGGTCTTCTGTTTGTGTGTTTTAGCTTGAAATTGTAGCTATGGATGGGTGTATAGTTTTATTTGCTTAAGTATTAGTATTTTGAATTTGATGATGCTCTTGTGTGAGTTATAGGGAGCAGAGAAAGGGATTGGTTAAGACTTGGATTATTCAAAGGCAATTTTGGTGCCACCAGATCAATTCATGGAACAGGTATTACAAATATTGAGCATCGATGTTCTCATTTTGGCATATGGTATATGGTTTGTGAAAGGGATAAAAGTAGCGGCTTTGCGCTGTTTGTaatgaaaaggaaagagaagAGTTTTAGATGTTTTTTTATCAGGGGTGACTTTCTTGATAGTCGTAGTTTTATGTCTCTCTAATGCTCGCCCCATTTAATGCTCGTGATGAAATATCTGTTTTCTGTTAGTCTACTACTTTACTTGGAATATGTATTAAATTTGAATGTACTCTATGTTGGAGTTCTTGTGTAAAGCAGCTGAATTGACGGGTAAAATATTTCTGTAAATGGTTCTTACTAGCTAGTTATATCTCAGATTGTTGCCATCCAGGTATAATTTTTACTAGAGGCGTTTGATGTAATTTCTAGGGGTTAGTTTCATTTAGCTGAATAGTTTAATGAAATTTCTGTCCTTTGACTTTTTTTCCTTGTTAATGGAAAAGCATTTGGCATCTATAACCTGAGGAGTACACATTATGCATGTTCATAGAGGCCGGTAAGACAGAAGTAGAAACTGCCACACTTGCGCAGCATTTCTCAGTGTCATTTATAGATGCAAGTCTGCAACTTTTTCCAGGAAGAGGAAACAAAAGTGGTACAGAAGCTCTAGCTAGCAGGAGCAGTCTTGTTTATGCCTCCTACATAGAATGATATTAGACAGATAGATAGGTGTGTGTATAGAGAGGTGAAAAGCTTGTATATAATTGGAAGAGGTAAGCTAACAGCAGAATAGTTTGAATTTACTTTTCTTATGCCAAATGGTGCATTCTAAGTTTCTCCCGGATAGTGGAGGTTAGGTGAAGTTCAGTCGCATTTACTCTTTCCTTCCTATAAATCGAAGATTCTCTTTTTTAATTGTTCTCTAGTTTCCTCTTCAAAATCAATGCACAGCCAGTGTTGAATGAGATCTGTTATTATGTATACTAGTTGGTGGATTATtctttctaaataaattatttaagtaaattgTTGAAGTAACAACTTGATACAAAACTTTCCATATCACAAACAATTGTGCCCCCAGGGCTTTGGTCTAGTGGTAAGAGTGCAGTGCATGACGTGTAGAGGGGCTGACCCATTATCCAATTTATATAAAcgttatcaaaaataaaagttgttgaacaaaatcCTGGTTGAGGATGTTTCATATTGGGATCCTTTCATTATCTTGGTTGCTTAGCCTCCATGGTGTGCTTAGTGGTTACATCTTGCTCTGTTAATAACATCTGTATGACTCATGTACCCATGTGAACGGCTTGTCGGTGTTGCTGGAAGCAAATAATAtttgtatatagtagtaaaaCGTTATCATCCACCATAAAATGCTTTGCATATGTATTGGTAAAAGTGGTATTTGATTCTAACATTTGATTTCCTGTTCAAATAATTATTACACCATGACGTTCATCTTGGAAATTTTGGTGGTAATCTTTCAAAATGGTAATGAGGGATTTGTAAGAATTAACTTTTGATTCTCCTGTATTTATTTTCCTAATTGATTGCTTCTGAATTTCGACAAACATAACTTTTTCCCTGTTTAACGTTTGTTTAGCCATGAGTTCGAAAGATTTTTATGAGGTTCTTGGCGTCAATCGAAATGCAACTGCCTCTGAAATCAAAAAAGCATATTATGGGGTATGTTTCTGATACCCTTCTACATTAGTTGATATTGCCCTTTAAGTTTTGCAATTATTAGATTGGCTAAATTCTACTCAACTAGGACTTTGTAATGACTCAAGTAGCAAATTGCAATACTTTGTAATTACTCAAGTAGCAACTTGCAATTAAAAGTTTTTGGAGTTGGTATTAATCTTTGTTACTTATTATACATTGTCTTATGCTTAGCTTGCAAAGCGACTGCATCCAGATATGAACAAAGATGATCCAGAAGCCGAAAAAAAGTTTCAAGAAGTTTCAAAGGCTTACGAGGTACTTGTCACTTCTGAGAAGttttttgcttttttaaaaagttattgtTGAATTCATTATTGTATGGAATTTTGGATGACAAATTGTTCGTTCATCTATGTGGCAATTGCAGGTTTTGAAGGATGATAAAACACGTGAACAATATGATCAGGTTTGACATGCCTTATAGGTTACTTTGCACTTAAACCTGGAAGAcatttacttttatatttctttttattttcatattagggttttattttgccTATAAACGTTCACAACTTTGAGTATATTTCCTCTTGAATGAGAGGCAATCTGATGCATTGTTGAATATGCAGCTTGGCCATGATGCATTTAATAACATGAACAATGGTGGAGGTGGAGGTCCTGGATTTGATCCGTTTGGTGGCTTCAAAAGTCCATTTGAAGACATTTTTAGAAATGCTGATGTAAGGACCAGATTTTGGTCTAGTTCTGATAATTCATTTATCTTTGTCTTGGAAAATTGCTATGGTGATATTctgtatttgaatttttttcctagCTGTCTTTTAAGGATGGGATTGTACTAATTTGCCTCTGATCTTCTCTTCTACATAAAATTGGTTCTTGAGCTAGATACAAAGTCGAGTAATTTTGctctcccttcatgagagaggtCCTCTGATGGACAGATATGCCCCTCTGTTCTCTCTTCCGTAGATATCAAGAGATAATTGGTTGAGTTTCTGCGAAACGGTGTCACAGTTGTCATTAGAGTGTGCACATGATTGCCAAAATACATCTGAATTATTTCCCTCCTTTGAGTTGTTCTAGCCTTTCCATGAATTTTAGCCCTGTTTGTAGAAAGCTATTTGGGTCGTTGATGTTTGAGGGAGTTTTTAGAAGGATAGAGTCTACAAAAACAATGTTTGTGAAGAGGTACTTGTTCTGCAGCAAATTAAGTACTACTCCCTCCCTACCAATTTATGTGGCATCATTTGACTGGCAAATGGAGTTAAAGAAAGAGCGGAAGACTTTTGAACTTGTAGTCTAAACAAGTCTTAGACATTTGTGTGGCTGTAAATCTTCTCATTAAGGTTAGAATGAGAAATTAAAGTTGCATTGACAATTTCTTTGGGATGGGATAAAAAGGAAATTGTGCAGCATAAATTGGGACAGAGAGTAATTAATATCATTGGGAATTAAAGAGTGAAAAATAGTTGATGTCATTGTTACCTGTCGAGATGTTTGGTTAGGTACTGTATAAACAGATGCTTTGATAGCTCTCTTTTATATCTTAGGCATCCACTAAAAGCTTAAAATCGTTTTATGCTAAATATGACACAAACGTAGGTGAACCTACTGCCAGTTACTTTGTTATGCCCATTTCTTTTGCATCCTCACTTACAATTCATGAGTTCTAACCACTTTCCGTTTCCTTTGGCGTATATTGGAGATTAGATTTTTGGCAACATCTTTAACAGAGACATGGGAGGAGAGGATGTCAAGGTTTTCTCCTTTTCTGTCTCCTTCATTTGTTGCTGTGGCAGTTTTTATCTATGCACTTCTGCCATTTATCTTTCAACTGTTTTTGTCCCTTATAATGCAGGTTCCGATTGAACTATCCTTCATGGAAGCCGTTCAGGGGTGCTCTAAGACTATTACATTCCAAACAGATTTGCCTTGCACTGCTTGCGGTATATGCAGTTCCAGTGATTTGtttagttttctttttccttgttttttttGGGTGTGGGGTGTGGGTGTGGAGGAGGGAATCTAAATAGGAGATTGGTATCTCTTAAGTACTGTTATCTATACATGACTATTGAAGTTCCTATGAGTTATCAAAGTCTGGTTATTAACCAGATTAAATAAGTTTTTTTCCTGATAAGGaactagatattaaataagttaCTTCTGAGTGTTGTGTGATAGGTTGGACTGTGATAGGTTGGACGGATGATATCTTGCGAATTCGCTTGTAGAAGTTTGTCTAGCCCAACCTATAAAATTTGGTCAAAGTAGTCCACACTTGCTAGCTCATATTAGTGAGGCAAACTCCCCTCTACTTGCTACTTActgtagtcttttttttttctccctcGTTTCTCTTTTAGGTGGAACTGGTGTGCCTCCTGGCACTAAACCTGAAACTTGTAAGCGCTGCAAAGGTTCTGGTGTGGTGAGCACCTCTTTGCTTATTTTCATTCTTTACTTTCGGCCACATGCATGCTTCTTTGTGTATAATGTTTGCTCCTTTTATCTTGTATTTTCTCCTCTGCAGTCAATCTCTCAAACTGGTCCTTTCACCCTTCAGACCACTTGTCCTTCATGCAAAGGAACAGGGAAAATTGTATCGGTATGACATCTTGTCTAAAAAAAATCAGAGTTTTTAGTTGTGCATGCATATAACTAGTGTTggtcttttccttttttcctttttgtggAAAATGGTCATTGTGCTTCGTTTGCTATGTGAATGGATATTGTTATTGTCCTTGACTTCGAAGATGTCATGAACATCACATTAAGGAATCTTTAATTTCACTAACTTCATCCCAGTAGGGCAAGAATAAAGTGTATATTCATTGCATATTCTTAGAAATTTGTtttgatctctctctctcttcttcatGACCACTGGTGAATTGTTCTGTACTCCGATAAGAAAAGTTCCTAAATATACATCCTTTACAGGGAAGAGAGTTTCTTCAGCTGGGTGATATTTGGAAGAATATTACTCTAGTTCTTTGTAACAGAAAGAATACTACTCTACTTAATGAATGAAATGTCTGTTCTCTGGTGTTCTATATCCCGTGAGGTGATAGAAGTCTTCCTATCGATACAATGAGCTGTGGGAAATCATTCTTTTCCACTCTTCAGCTGACACTTTTAGTCGTATAGTCATGTAATGCATACATTCGTTCCGTGAGGAGGCCAACAATCACCTTTGGACTCTTAACCACTTCCAGTTGCAGTATTAACTAGCATTTCAAGTTTTACTTTGATGACTTGGTTTTGTTTGATGCATAGTTGTGTTAGAGGTAGAAGCATTGATAGAAATATTCTTGGTCTACAGAGTTTCTGCAAGTCTTGCAAGGGAAACCGTGTATTACGAGGACCAAAGACAGTGAAAGTGGATATCATGCCTGGTATGCTGTTAACCACAGATTAAATCTATGCGTGACTGCCTCAGCAAGTAATTATGAAATACCTGATTGACATAACCTATCTTGTTCAGTTGTTGTCCGCTCATTATTGATTTTGCAACTTAAGTCGGTGTAACCATGGCGTAGTTGGGACTTGTGCGCCACAATTACCCTTTTGCCCTATTTCATAAATATGCGAAACCAAAATGGGGAAAATAATGTCAGATGAAAGCATCTTATTGTTAAAATATGTATGTGGTTGTTGCGATTTAGTTTCACTAATATCTTCTTCTTTCACCAACGGACGCTCATACCATCCTTTTAACATTGGAGCTGCTATATACCACAAGGGAACTGTCTTATTTGAACAAtttttgccttcactatttttcTGTATTGCTATTACATGATGTTTAATGGTTCTTTGCCTCCTGAAAAACCGAAGAAACAGATGAAACCTGTCATCCATTTGATTTGACAAATACAAACCACAAAAACACGCATGTACCCAAGTGTCTTGTCCATAAACATACACATGTACAGTTATTCTTGTCTATGTACAGATCAATTCAAGGAGGGGAAACCCATATATGCTGTAGCAAGGAACAATATTATGTTGTGGCTTATGCCTGTGCATGCCTCTTGATATTTTACTTCACTCATTATCTTTTATCAACAGGAGTAGACACCGATGAGACACTCAAGGTGTATGGAAGTGGTGGAGCAGATCCTGAAGGCAATCGACCTGGAGATCTTTACGTTGTTTTTAAGGTTCAGTTGAAAGCTTCCATGGTCATTTTGGTGTCAGGTTTCTTCTATCCTCAAATTTGATTCATGTTATTCATAGAGGCCTCTGGCATTCTTTTTCCAGGTCAGAGAAGATCCTGTTTTCCGTAGAGAGGGCTCTGATATTCATGTAGATGCTGTTTTGAGTATCACCCAGGTACTATTTCCATAACCAACTATAAGCTCAGCCACTCAAAAAATGTTTCGGTGCCGTAAATTAAGGAATATAGAGCAACTAAACTTTAGTTAACTATTTCCTAGCGAATCTTGATCAGATATTTGCTTActgtttttggtgttatttttggcATTGAAATTATCACCCTCTATTATTTCCTAGCATTTTGCCTTCAAATCTTACTTTGTGATGCTAATAATCTTTTAAACCTTTCAAATTCCCATTTACCTCTAAACAAAAAGATTATGGTCTTACCTAAGTTCTTGAAGTAGATTGACGTGATTTAAAGAAGCCTACCTTGGTCACTTGAGTTTTAGGATGTTAGTGGCTTACTAATTTGTTTGTGTTCCATGACACAGTAGTGCAGGTAACATTGATTGGAAACTCTATGTACTTAGTGGGTAGAGTATACCAGATGAAACATTTTGCATTAATATTATATGCATCTAGTTGATTTGAGAAATTTTATCACATTAACATCTACTGgaagttcaggatcagaaagcaTTTTGCATCATTTTGGGACATCTGGTAGCGCTGTTGTCAACCTGAGCCCACATATTTTTGccattttgttgtttcttttcaTGTTTCCTACCTGTGAGTTTGTGAATCTTTGCTGGTAATATGGTTAGATTCTGATGAATACTTTAACTGCAGGCAATCTTGGGAGGAACAATCCAAGTCCCAACTCTGACGGGAGATGTTGTTGttaaggtactaaaatactactaatcatggttAATCTTTGTCCTTGTTGccattctcaaaaaaaaaaaaaaggttaatcTTTGTCCTCTGTTTTCCTTCTTAGTATGTTAATAGTTTGAGCTTAGGCACTTTGATTGTCCTTACAACTTGGTAAAAGTGAGATGCTTCTCCAGCAGGCTTGAGAGTTGAGGAAACACATTGGAAATGGAGAGAAAATGTGATTCCACATGATAAATATTCCCCGTTAACATATTTTAGCATGTCTAATTCTCATTCTAAAAGGCGATGTTCAGATAACACGAAGGTAATAAATATGTTTGGGCAATGCTGGTTTTATGATTGTTGGGCTTAGGGTTgaaaatggaaggaagaaatgaACAATAGGGGGCTTCTTAGAGGCTATTGGGAGgcaatgttgaaaatttaatgcGTCGAAAGAACTTTTGGATCAGAGATAGATCCTCTAGAGACTAGGCTTACCCAACAAAAAAAAATGGCTTAGTGCTTGAATTTTCTTGCATTACCAGGAATTTTATGAATTGAAAAGTGAGCAGCATGATATTATCATGAAATATAAATGCTAAAGCACATCCTAACTCCTTCAAAGGATATAAACTGATAGGAGAAAAAACTTCATTTTGCCAAAGTTCTAGCAAGGATCCGCCAAAATAGTCAATTTGTTTCAAGTTTAGTGAAGAATCTTCTGACATAGTGGTTATTTGACCTCTATGACAGCAACGGCCAAAATACCACTTGGCCAGAAAGTTCCCAGAGATGGAAATTTAAGGCAAAGAAGTAGATGAAATATTCTGCACTGGAAATAGGTAAATTAGGCAGCTCCATTCTTGTAGATCTGTATCCAGATAGTTATTAATTCCTTTTGTATTTGGTCAAGGGTATTCCGTTCGTGCTACTGTAATTGCCACATACTACTTGGTCAGAAAGTTTCCAAACACAAAAAGTTTATGGCATAAATTACATTCTATTTTCTGCAGTATGACTTGGTTAAAGCAATTATCGTGCTTGTTCAATCTGCATTAGATAGTACGTATCAGTTTTTGAGTCTTCAAATCATTCTTACCCTGCATTTTCTGAGTTCTGAGAAGTAGTTCCTGGTTTGTTTCTAGTAGGCAATGGTCACTGCTAGAATGTTTTAAGGTTTTTTATATGGGACAGTTTGCTTTTTTTGACATAAGAAACGTAGGAGGAATTAAGTTTACTGTTTGGTCCtttgattattgatattgatgTGCGCAAATTTTGACATCCTGTTGTTTATAGGTTCGCGCTGGCACTCAACCTGGTCAAAAGGTCGTCCTCAAAAAGAAAGGTAACAACTTGAAATTACCTTGTTTAAtgtggatttttaattttttcttctggATTACTTCTTTTGATGAATGCTCAAATTTACTAGAACTTCAGTTATTTTGGATGGTTACCAATATCATCAAGTCACAGTCTGATGTGTGTAATAAACAAATATCGACATAGTTCACAAGGCCTGCCAGCTtctcaaatcatttttctttagTCTGCACCGAgtttgtgaccttgttcaactctCGAGACATTATGAACTTTCTTGTTCAAGCATATAATATTTCTCTGTGCTTATGCAGGAATAAAAGGACGGAATTCCTACTCATTTGGAGATCAGTTTGTCCACTTCAATGTCAGCATTCCCACGTAAGTGCCCTTTGTGTAAAATGTGGAAGTGAGTGTCAATTACTGCACTTTTTACTATCCTAGACTCTTTTCTAAGCCTGATCTTGAGAAAATCAGGAGATTTTGTAGTTTGGTGGCCTCTTAAATTAATTCTTAATACATCTTTACTGGAGAAGGGTACACCCGTGAAGCTACCCTGTATATTCTTCGATCCAATGATTAAATTTGCAACTTGGGTGCAGAAACTTGACACCAAGACAGCGTCAATTGATTGAGGAGTTCGCCAAGGAAGAGCAAGGGGAATACGATAAAGGGGCTGCAGCAGGAGCCTCAAGGTGAGGGCACAATACACGAGGTAGGTTAGGGGGATATAGGCGCGAGTTAAAGTATGTACTATCAAATATTCTTTCTCATGAGCTGGGAAACTTAGCCAGAGCAATTTTGGGGAGTGATCATCGCCATTTTATCCGTTTCCTTTTAACATTCGGGCGAGGGTTTAATTGTTGCTTGAAGGAAGGGACTGGTTGGTTATAGCATCGTTATTGTGACATCAAGATAATGTAGCATTTGATCTGCAACTTAGTGTTGtatataaatatgaaacaaaTAAATGTTTCTGGAGGACAGTGAAATACTTCCATGACGTTGATCctcaaatttaattttgtttaaaaaaagtTTATGATTAATTAGGCTTATTACGAATTTAATATTTCTAGCATATGCTAAAACAAACGCGTTTATTTTCACACTTCCCACTTTCTAGTGGGCCGAATTTCACATTATTTCTCCTCTTTGGTCTAAAAGAAGCTACATATGCTAAACAAATTAGTAGTAGTATCAGGACGATCATTGTGATGTGCTATGAGCATGTTAATACAAAAATGGCTTGTATGTCCAGTTCTACCATCACTTAATGGTGGTGTATTAATACAAAAATAGCTCATATGGCCAGTTCTACCAATTCTATTGAACACAGAAAATGATGTTGACACTTTAATTAAAGGATGTGTTTGGGCCAAACATATGCAAGTCTTGTCAGCTAGCAAAATGGTATAGTAGCAAAAGTTGTTGGAGAAACAGAAATTTGGAAAACATCAGCATCGATGAGGCTGGCACTTTAATGGGATATTCAATTTGCGATAATGATGGTGGATAAACCTGATAATGATCTTGTCCCCAACGGTAAGGTATTGGGCATTCCGAACGAGATAAGAgaatcttattttttctcttttgctCTGTTGATTGAAGAAATAATTTGTCTTTTGTTCTGTTGATTGAACAAATAATTGGAAAATCGAAAGAAGTATAAAAACGAGTAATAACCGTCGGTAGAAAAGTGGTACGATGAGCTTCAACATTTTATTCATTCGTTTGGATTTGATTGTGTGGTAGCTCTGTAGTTCGGGCCAAAATAATTTACGTCAATTGTAGTAGTTCTGAGTGCTAAATACATTTCATTAATAGTTTGCAGGATTTCGCTTTCATGCTTGGCTAGTAAGTCGGCTAAATTGATTTTTCTCCCGTACAAGCATGTTACTTCCTTCGTTAAAAATAATTGAGCTTCTTATTTTATACTGGAATCTTGAGCCGGcgttctatcggaaacaacctctctactt is a genomic window containing:
- the LOC107838870 gene encoding chaperone protein dnaJ GFA2, mitochondrial; translated protein: MVRSNGVRLVHRLARCTFSSAAGSLLKGGCRGYNTAVCYQSRGLFYLNSNYGSRERDWLRLGLFKGNFGATRSIHGTAMSSKDFYEVLGVNRNATASEIKKAYYGLAKRLHPDMNKDDPEAEKKFQEVSKAYEVLKDDKTREQYDQLGHDAFNNMNNGGGGGPGFDPFGGFKSPFEDIFRNADIFGNIFNRDMGGEDVKVPIELSFMEAVQGCSKTITFQTDLPCTACGGTGVPPGTKPETCKRCKGSGVSISQTGPFTLQTTCPSCKGTGKIVSSFCKSCKGNRVLRGPKTVKVDIMPGVDTDETLKVYGSGGADPEGNRPGDLYVVFKVREDPVFRREGSDIHVDAVLSITQAILGGTIQVPTLTGDVVVKVRAGTQPGQKVVLKKKGIKGRNSYSFGDQFVHFNVSIPTNLTPRQRQLIEEFAKEEQGEYDKGAAAGASR